The genomic region CAGAATTAAAATACAGCTGTACGACATAGTAAATAACCATCGATAACCCTTGATTACTTGAAAAAAGATGTTAATAGCCTTATATCAAGAATGTTATATAATCAATACCATTATGAACAggggttgttttttttaaaagaaagtgGTTTAAATTGAGATCAACAATTCAGCATAAACTATGAACAGTCATTGTGGACAGGCTCATTGCAAAGGAaaaccttgaacacaaaaaacTAATCAGTCCATGTCACCAACATGTTTGGAATTGGGTCTGTATGTGTCTGTTATACAACTTACATGGCCGcatacatttcaaacaaaatgtgcaaaaaagaaaaatgaacttATGATAAGCCCTTATTTTTTTCCCTAGATAAGATAAAAGCAATTTGAATAAAGCACAAGTAAATGATTGTGTAATCTACCTATTACATATTTGTGACTTAATATAAGGTGtgattatcaatatttactgCTCCCTAAAATGTAGCTGTGCTATAGGATCAATGAAAGCCAAGGCAACGTAACAACTTTGGTGATGTTCAGTCATAAACTGGCTTGAATCCTGATTTTGAGGCCCCCTGTTGTGGGAAGGGTTGGTGGTTGCCAGCCTCTATCTGTTTGCGTCTGGGGATGGAGCCCTCTCCCTGGACCAGGGCCAGGTAACGAGAGTCATCATCCTCATCACCCGTCAACGCGATGTTCCGTAAGTGCGGCATCTCCGCAAATGGCAGGTACATTTCGCCTGAAAGTAAATATCAAATGTTCAGGAACTTATGCATCTATATAATAGATCTTTGAATAGTTAaccataaaaaaagaaaatgttgtgataaaaaataaataagcatcaAGTAACTTGTCATTCTCGTACACCACAGTGATGATGcttctgatgaatgagaatggtaACTAACgggaaactgaaaaaaaaattctccaTTTAATCTTCAATTTTGAAAGACATTCTTACCAACAGGCAAGCCCTTGACCACTCTGTCATCTTCCGTCTCGAAGAATGTTTCGTGGTCTTCCCAATGTTTGTCACAGGCCGCACACAGGAAATTGGAGTTGAAGTGCCCACAACCACAATCTTGTGATGGAAAAGATTAAAGAAAGGGGAGTAACTGGTTTGGTAAGAAAATATCTTAGACTGAATACAGGCAAAATAGATCAACTTGTTAATTTTGGAAAACTTCAATACAATAATGTTTGAATTGCATGATCACTCCtgtgttaaatattttgcttacTTTTCTTGCATCTTCTCGAGCCAGCAGCCTCATGCTCCTCATGCGTGTGTTTGCAACGACACTTTGCCCTCCATGTGCTTGGGTCAAAGTCCCGACGTCGCTGCAACCAGAACTCCCCCACATCCTCCGCCCGGGAAGGCACCCATGCAAATCCCTTACACTTGCATCCACCCTGAACACATGGCACCCTCACACTCTTTCCTGAAACCGGAATTGCAATTTAAATAAGAGCACCAACTGTCACAAAATACGCACGTCCGAATTTTTTCGACaccaaatttgatgaaaactgATGGTACGTTAAGACAAATTAAGAGAGCAGATACTGTAGATAAAGTTATTGCAATTCAAAGGTCATATCTCTGGAGTGACTAAGGTGACATGGCTGGTAACCAAACCTGAATAAGTCATTCTGCACATACagattctgaccaaatttggtgatgattggagaGGCTTTtacaagaccaattttaggtaatttctataattatagGGGCAATTACTCTTGAGTGACTAAAGCGATATGGCTGCTTATAGAAGCTGATCAAGATAgcatgcccatacacattctgaccattGGTGGTGAATGGACAAAGGATTCTAAAATTATTGATCAGACAAACTGACTATACGGTAGGTAATTCTTATAActaaagggtgataactctggATCTTTCCagtgatatggctggttatgTACATGTCAGAGATATTCTTaacatacacattctgaccaaatttggtgatgcaGCAAAGGCTTCTTAAGTTAAGACAgatcaattttatgtaatttttataAGTAATGGGCGATAACTCTCAAAGGACTGAAGCAATATGGCTGGGTATGGAACTTGTCCAAAAATTGCTGATTCAGCACCCAAAACTACACATAATCATGTTAAAGCATACAAAACTACACTTAATTGTGTTTCAGCACacacaaaatacaatttatcctgttaaaatacaaaaagacaCATAATCATGTTTAAGCAACAAAACTACACATAATCCAGTGTCagcacaaaaaacaacacataatcATGTTTCAGCACACCAAACTACACATAATCATGTACCAGCAGACTTAACTACTCATAATCATGTTTCAGCAGACTTAACTACACATAATCATGTATCAGCAGACTTAACTACACATAATCATGTATCAGCAGACTTAACTACACATAATCATGTTTCAGCAGACTCAACTACACATAATCATGTATCAGCAGACTTAACTACACATAATCATGTTTCAGCAGACTTTACTACACATAATCATGTTTCAGCAGACTTAACTACACATAATCATGTATCAGCAGACTTAACTACACATAATCATGTTTCAGCAATCTTAACTACACATAATCATGTTTCAGCACACTAAACTAAACATAATCATGTTCCAGCATACTTCACTACACATAATCATGAATCAGCACACTTAACTACACATAATCAAGTTTCAGCACACTAAACTATACATAATCATGTTTCAGTACACATTTCAGTACACTAAACTACACATAATCATGTTTACACACACAAAActacacataattatgtttcagtACCTGTGTACTGTG from Mya arenaria isolate MELC-2E11 chromosome 3, ASM2691426v1 harbors:
- the LOC128227188 gene encoding protein FAM221B-like, which produces MSKRQPPSKSAASNKAGGTGGVAGKSVVPRGGRAVVPRNMPAPIPMTKKDGMLVPEGYTMRKIEPAKNYDVESFARAMNPDFAPRLKKLFDQETEAAVKSQQTGIYIGWRLPEFKHDCQRVNDMSKCFCGHLLGEHAQYTGKSVRVPCVQGGCKCKGFAWVPSRAEDVGEFWLQRRRDFDPSTWRAKCRCKHTHEEHEAAGSRRCKKNCGCGHFNSNFLCAACDKHWEDHETFFETEDDRVVKGLPVGEMYLPFAEMPHLRNIALTGDEDDDSRYLALVQGEGSIPRRKQIEAGNHQPFPQQGASKSGFKPVYD